The Montipora capricornis isolate CH-2021 chromosome 3, ASM3666992v2, whole genome shotgun sequence genome includes the window CAAAGGTTTTAGCCACATCGCCATCTTTAAGTAAAgtgaatctgaaaaaaaaaagtagtcaCCTGTCAGTAAGAAGTGTACATGCATATAAATGTTATCTTATATGACATCACCATCAAAAACCTCCATAAGTCATGATAATCGATAGAACTCATAAGTAGAGCGGCCTTTTCCAAAGATCACACTTAGGATAGTTTAGTCCCGTTTCACTAATTATATTTTGCATCATCTTCATTACCAGAAGGCTTTATCGAGTTATAAAATGATTCTCACCTTCCTCTGACAGTGAGTGGTTTAGAGGAAGCCAAATTTTGTAAAACAATTTGTTGCGCGGGAGACGGTCTCCTCCAAATGCACCTAAACGTGCCTCGTTCCAAAGTGAATGGGGGACTCGCAATGTCTTTTCCGTCTGCCAGATCTGCGACTTTTATAGTCCACCGAAAACTCTTCCTGTTTTTGATCTCCCTCTCCACTGTTTCGTCAGCCTGTCGACAAGATTATTTAAGGCaccattttaatattttaatacaAGGTACAATTCATTCACTGATTTCCGTAGCCTAGTACCGTCCGGCGTACTATGAAAATTATCACATTCAGCCGCTGATCAGATTTCCACAACTACAAATATCGACCTGCTTTTATGAGCAACATCTGTAATATGTTTAGCGATATGTTTGGAAAACATAAGATTATTTTTCTACCTTATTGAACAACACGCTTCTGAGCCTCTCCACTTCATTTTTTAGCAGCGCTTGATGGCTTTCCTGGTACTCTAGGTCATGAACCTTCTCTGCTCCAAGCGCGTAATAGTTGTTGCACCCTTTGACGGTGCATTTAACCACGCGCTTTGGACAGTCGTGAAGGTGCAAATGTATATGTGATCTAAAAACATGTCAATAAAAAGGTTAATACATAAAAGTTATTACAGATAAACGTCCTTTCCAATACCAATCGCCTCCCCGCTCAATTGACTTCCTGATTCCCTGAAGGTATCGAAAGGAAGGTGTACGTAATTTTTCACGGAGTATAAAACAATTCCTTTTAAAGTTTCCTGGAAAATAGAATGTTCACTTTACAGATAAAAGCTTCAGAATCTCAATGGCTTACATTTTAGGTGCATCCAAGAGTAATAACATTAAAGAAGGGCAAGAATTAAGAAGAAACAAGCAAAAATTATCCAAGAAATCCAAGAAGAAGCAAGCAAGAATTATTTAATCTACTATTTCACCCATCTCTTTAAGTTAATTAGCAGTCTAGCATCAGTTTACAAGCACATGTCTGTTTTATTGATATTATATTGCTGTTAAtcattcaatttttttggtgGGTCCCTTAGAGCATAACCCACCTTTGCAATCGCTCTCCGCACTGGAGTGGGCAGTGTCGCACGCCTTCAGAACAGTTTTGCTCGTGATTAGGGAAGTGCAATCGAGGCACTTTCACTTTACAGAAGGTGCAAAGCACTTCCTGCAATGGACAGGTCGCCAGGTGTTCGTCCAATCTATCCCTCCTCTGAATCTCAGCACAACCATTGGGGCACTGTATTTGCATAAATGCGCAATTCTCCCCATGGTTTTGCATTTCGATATGCTTTCCCACCCACCCGCAACCGTCATTGGTGCAGCGAATGCCAATTCGTGAAATTAAAGCCTTGACTGCTAAGTTGATGTTGAGCTTTCCTGGATTAATGGGATCTCGGCAGAGAGGGCAGGTTTTCCTGTGAAATGCATTTGACAGCATTTCCTGTAGACAGGCCTTGCAGGCACTATGTCCACAAGCCATGGACACGGGTTGATTCATCAGCTCCTGGCTGGAACAAAACGAGGCAATTATTACTGAATGATGCATTAAGCACGGTGGTTATGTCACGGAATGGGAAAGCAACATTGCAGGGTGAAATTTTATTGCGTGTGCGTTTGAGTGGAAAACCAAGACTGGTTTAATCAGGGACAcacaacgtcaattttcggaaaatatctgttcggaagacgatttgggATCTAGAATTTTCTGAACGTTCGTTGCAAAATTTTTGGCTTGCCTGCTTGTCCTAGGATTTtggaacatctgaaaaatggtataattgcccatttttaacggaacATTTttaacagatgaaaaatttttaaggGCTAAAAAAATGCCTATATCTACTGTTAATACCAAAAAacttttaacaatgctatgtttaagtagttttgaactatactctcgttgggtgcccctgtttcaTGTTGAGTCAAAAAGCAGCTTTTGATCTTCACAATGAgaacaaaatttttgaaaatcgAAATCCTTTCCTGGAAAGAAATTCTGAAAATATTTTGAGTGACAGAGAAATCTGGTGTCTGCTTCGCGTTTCATTTGGCAAAAGGCATAGTATGACAGCATTAGCGTCTGAGCGTctcagctaaaaaaaaaaatattatggtAAACCGTACATGGCTACTTagattgttcctttttttttttttaattgtatggCATCTAACAGTATGCATGTATCAGTTTAGTGCTTTTTCTGACAATAAAATCATTGACCAAACATGCCTTTTTTTTGCAACTGTGGCAGAAGGGGAGTGGGGAGATGTTGATTattacttaacccattgactcccaggggttccccattgacgagtaaaattgtctggcgttagacagaataaaatactaagtatggccggtttaggccggtttggatgttaAAGGGTTGAAGGGATTTTCAGTGAGAGATTAATTGAGATgaagtaaaatgaaaactcGAAATTGTCCCCTTTCATTAAGATAGAAGCCAgttatcaagaaaaaaaaaaaaaaaaggaattatgaGTGATAGAAAGTCTAGGAGATACTTACTAGCTTTTCTTAGCCATGCTGGTTTCAcaaaaacaagagaaacaaCTGCAAAGTGAGATTTTTCCCATTCCATAGTGCAATACGCTTTAGGGGGTTGTTTCTCAAACCCATACTTCGTGTTtaccctccaaaattttgcagaaTCATTGTCAGCAATTCCTCCTTGGACAAAAAGATGTCACatgagaaattgaaaacaatgcctatgtaAATTTTTGAGAGGTAAAAGAGGTTTATTATGAGATTTGAGAATGTAAAGAATACTGACCTGTTACAGACgggttcacgctcttgattgcatcatgggtaatccgggctacatggcgggaaattcaaaggtttgaaTGGAAATTTagagcaaaatatactgtacatgactctactttcaccttcataaacaaaaaaatagttCATGTGCATAACTGAGaggaactagacttggtatccgttctttggaattcctaaatattgctttttcttttgtctgcATACAtcctctgtaattttgtgcctttggaattataGGAAATGTATGGCATAAACTCtatgtaataaaataatttctacaaaagTAAATCTCTCCAAATGTATTCTACCtcacctttgagcgcatatcttctgttttagaacataaaaaacccaaaaatgCATTTCTTGAGCACTTTTTTGATCgtaaaacctttgaatttcacTCCATCTcgtcctgattacccatgatgtccatgatgcactcaagagcgtaaACTCGTCTATTTACttttgggactgtatcatgctccATTGGAAACCATTGCTTTCAAACAAATAATGCCCCAAAAGaaactataattattattaatatggGGAGAGAATAGCGAAATGACTTACATCAGtgcaattctcggttttcagctgacgtcataaccttatgcaaattaggtttccgccattctggtgcccctgattatagggaaatgtatgacattttgagcgctcacgttcgaagtcttcaaataattcatctttccAATGGAAAACTCAGTCAATTTGGGCGCTCCATCCCTTGCATTCGCCTGTCGAATTTCAGCGAAATCGAATAAAACGCCTCCGAGTTGGACATttgctaacctgagtatcacaaacgcctgatactcaggttaaattcacctcattaaatattcaaaaccggAACACCTCATTTGCATCAGGCATATTTAATGAGATGAATTTTCGAAGATGAATTTCTCCGCGACGTTGTGGTTTAATCGGTCGAAATTGAGCACACTTGTTCGAGGGGTTCAAGCGCTTCGGTGGTGTGAATTGGAAAGACATCGGTGGAAACGCGGCCGAGAAACGCTTTATcgaaaaaaagccaactttcgacaaattctgactcgctcgccttttaccctaaaaccctgaaccaacgcgtgctaaatcgctgcgaaagctttacaggataaaacacaactgttcacagcaaaagccgttactggcaatcaccgcaaaagctttaattgctaaacctgtaaagacaatttcagcaaaataagtccaaccccacacttaaagttaaaatctaacATTAAACCGCGagtcaatcgctgcgaaagcttttaaattgtccTTCGTTCGTTGTATCTGTCCCAGAGTAAGGCAGGCTTCCCAGAAAGCTGTTTTTAACTTTCAccgttcttatcaacaacgataggtatacggaatagactaataccttccttgtttccagattttactccacagccaggtattatacagagaaccatcgcactacaactcactcacatctctctctacgcgtctctgtttacgattcgaggggctccacaatggcggttaacgacggttgtcaaggactaaggtcacgtgggtgaaaaccaagaattgtcaGCAGCAATAATGGCGATTCGTCGCTAGGTACCAGTCTCCTTGTGATAACTTTCTGCAACAATGGCGATTCGCCGCTAGGTACCAGTCTCCTTGTGATAACTTTCTTGGTTGCTCGACAGTGATGTTACGATCGTGTAAACGAGAATCGATACTTAAACCGTATAATCGTACTACAATGTTACTCGTATAACCGAATGTCGATTTACTCGATCGTATAACCGAATGTCGACTTACTCGATCGTATAATCGAATCTTGATTTACTCGATCGTATAATCGAATGTCGATTTACTCGATCGTATAAATCGAATCTCAATCACACAATCGAGTGGTATTAAAATCGAAAGAACGAATAGGCGGTTGGGTGTCATCCACAATATCCATCGAACTCGTTTCTTTATCGAGTCATCTTTCCCTCGTTTACCGGAAGGGTTGAATGatccttttcttgtttttcagtgttccgcgatttttcgcaatttccgcaaaatcgttaaaatcgcgaCTTTTGTTTGGGACTAGTGTTCTCttgcttttcagtgttctgcgatttttgcgattttatgcaaaattcgcaattttcgcaaaaatcgcgactcTTGTTGGGGAGTACAGTGTTCTCTAACTTTTTAGTGTTCTAcgaattttgcgattttttgcaaaattcgcaattttcgcagaAATCGTTAAAATCCTAAAAGCGATGATCGCGACTCTTGCTGGGGAGTACAGTGTTCTCTACCCTTTTAGTGTTctacgatttttgcgattttttgcaaaattcgcaatttttgcatttgcgtgcaaacctaGACATAAGTGGATATCTGCTCGTCGTCTCGCGTGCGAGTTTTGGTTCTCGATTGTTCTGTTTATTGCTTTCCTTAAAGATCTTATGCGTTTAATCAAGGACGCAATCGCGTACGGTTTGCGGAAAGAAAACCATTAAGATGGCCGTGATCACCAGCTGAAAGTCATCGAAAATTACTGTGATGGTAAAGATGTCTTTCTCTCTTCGCTTACAGGATCGGGAAAAACTTTGACCTTTGAAGtcgctccttttgtttttgatttcttATAACATGGTGAAAGACGAGAATTGGTGTCTATTTGTTTGGTTGTTGTGCCACTAGCCGCTCTTATGAAGGACCAAGttagggtcgtaacgaggtatatggGATTAACGGATCAAAGGTCTGAAAAGGGCCAGGATCAAGGATCACAGCCCTGGGATCTGGAATCACAACGCGTAAGATCGGGATCAGCAGTATTTTTCATGGAATgagggatcagggatcaaatttttgctggttcagggatcaaaattctcatcatttttGGGATCGGGGTTCAAAATATTGGGTAAAAATATGCGATCAGTTACGAAAAAATATATCTCGTTACGACCCTAACCAAGTGGCTTTTCCGTGTGCGCGAGGCATATCGACCGCTTCAGTCGGATGAAAAATACTCCCTGGTCTTTAGAAGCCCCGAGGCTCTGCTTAATAGCCACCAAAGTATTTTTCAGAAAGAAATTCATGCAGAAaattaggccatcccctttttctccgtttagtgtcgtccgaccgacccaacgacttatttaaaccatttttatgttgcataggagtttcggtggttgattcTTTAATTTTCCCATGTTGTGTTAATTTTACAACAACATCAAACAACGTTTCCGCCATTGATTTTGGCTTCACggcttgttgttttcctggttCCAAAGCAACGATGCTGgagtaccaggcctccgattccaaGACcacttgtgattttttttttttttaggttttctttttttcaatccgaccgaccgactcaatatcaggaaacgcattcgaagctaaacgaaaaaaagagGGGGTAGCCTTATGGACTGAACTCATCATAAATTTGAGTAATTTTATTTAAGCTTAAGTTTATTTGCGGACAAAACTTGGCAAGTCGCTCTCTTGTAACTCTTAGAAATGCCTTACTTTTTAAGATCTATGGAATACACAACTTTCCAATGCAGTGttaataacttatttatttttatactGTGAGAATCCAGCAAATTAAATCCATGACCCATGAAATACTATATGTCAATCATTTTTCCCGCGTGAATTTATAATTATGATTCGAATCCCTGCAGGCGAAACAAGTCGCTCTTttgcgacttcgtcgctcgttCGGTCGCTGCGCGACCTAACTTCAAGCTCGCTTCGTGGTGTGTCTCGAAAACGCAGACTCTAAGACCTTAAGACcccgaaaactcgaaaaaagtaaccgaaaaccctcaatttggctaagcCTAGGTTTAACGTTGGTTCTGAGGCCTAGAGTGTCACAGGGTCAATATATACATCCGACGGGAAATGAAGATGCACGGCCACACGCGGAAAGTGGTTACTCAGTTAAATATGGTGTAAGCCTCGCACGAAACGAAAGCGCACACAACGTCCTGAGAGCTgtcttaaaacttttgttttggccTAGtaagaatacagaaagtatcctaaacatgcataaaagctaacgttaggcctaattaggcctagacAAATGTTTTAAGACAGCTCTCGGGATGTTTTGTGCGCTCTCGTTTTGTGCGAGGCTCAAACCACGTAGTAGCCCCGGATCACCcagctttcactttgaaacaagttgtagCAAGCGAAGGACTTGAACTTCGCTTGAGGTaactaaaaaaaacatactttagGCCTAGTGTtggccaaattgagggtttggggtTAATTTTTACCAGTTTTTGGGGTCTTAGGTTCTTAGTTTTCGATACACCCCGCTTCGCTCGCTTTTATTTCTCAATCGAAGAGTTTCGAGAGGGCGACTTTATGCAAGTCTTCCGCTCTGAGTTCTGCTTTTTCACAGGTCGATTTCAAATGATTGTAAGTGGCTTCactgggccttattcgcgcagcggccatattggccacagacaatagatttcttACCCCAAGCctcaagttgaaatgtttgggaagaAGTTGcggtgcgcaaaaacaaaagatttcaaTCCCCCGGGTACGGTGGCCCGTAAGGGACGTGGTATTTCGTGATCGGTTTTcctgtttcaaatttcaaacttgaaattttgagtttagaaactcgaaattttgagtttataaactcgaaattttgtgtTTACAAACTCGGAATTTTGAGTTTCCGTAACTCGGAATTTCGTGTAACTCCGTAACTCGAAATTTGGCGTTCACAAACttgaaatttcgagtttgtaaactggacagtgtaaaatgcagactgcagacttaggttataatgtaactatTGAAAAAGACCAAACCATTTAGAAGAGCTAAccgttaagcctaaatattgttttgtgcttaattaggcctaaggttagcacttctGAAGGGTTTGGGCTTTCTCAACAGTTATAACTTTGATCTGCATTTTACGCCTTTGTATTTTACTCTGACCGGTttgtaaactcaaaatttcgagtttgtgaacTCAAAATGTCGAGTTTGTAAACTCAAATTTTTAAGTTTGTAAACTCAAAACGTCGAGTTTGTAAACTCtaaatttcgagtttgtaaactcgaaatttcgagtttctaaacgcaaaatttcaagtttgaaatttgGGTGGGGCAGGAAAACTGATTACGAAATGCCATGTCCATTACGGGCTACCGtactcgggactcaacatggctgccgtgtgaTTAACGCCTATTGGACTTCGAATGTTTCAGATGAATTTtaggccgttggcaaaaccaggattggatcggatcggatcgaatccgatcgacaaaactcggaccggaTGAATCACAAAATTACCGCCAAATGTAGACACATCAAATCCCCtggtcaccagttaaggttacttccgaCCTTCGTGGGAGTCCTTCGGGAAATTGCTCGTACGcgcgttagtttcaataaactCCTAACAAACTATACACCAGAAGAAAGCTTAGTAAATGTAGTTTCAGATTAAAATATAGTTTAAGCGAGTTTTTCTTTTAGTAAGTGTCAGGATTGGAGCCAGTAAGACGTGagacaatagggtttggtcttGTTGGACGGCAATTGTACACTGCAAATAGCGAAAAATCAAGCCTTCGACAACAAAGTTTGTCATCGAcaatttgaatattttcttttgaaaaggaaaactactTTAGTTGCCCGGATAACAAACCCGGC containing:
- the LOC138041491 gene encoding TNF receptor-associated factor family protein DDB_G0285149-like, with protein sequence MNQPVSMACGHSACKACLQEMLSNAFHRKTCPLCRDPINPGKLNINLAVKALISRIGIRCTNDGCGWVGKHIEMQNHGENCAFMQIQCPNGCAEIQRRDRLDEHLATCPLQEVLCTFCKVKVPRLHFPNHEQNCSEGVRHCPLQCGERLQRSHIHLHLHDCPKRVVKCTVKGCNNYYALGAEKVHDLEYQESHQALLKNEVERLRSVLFNKADETVEREIKNRKSFRWTIKVADLADGKDIASPPFTLERGTFRCIWRRPSPAQQIVLQNLASSKPLTVRGRFTLLKDGDVAKTFENRFPEILHEGRAISTEVDFGHPRDDQSELEIKVDIAIYSYI